CATTGCTTTTGATATGTTTGTGTTAAAGCGTGGTATTTGCTCGCACGTTTGTCCGCTTGGTGCCTTTTACGCCATCATCTCAAAATTTGCCCTAATTAGAGTAAAACATGATGCCCAGGCTTGCACAAAATGTATGAAATGCAAGCTTATTTGCCCAGAGATGCAAGTGCTTGACATGATCGGTAAAGAGAGCCGCTCGGTAAGCTCAAGCGAGTGCATAAGCTGTGGCAGGTGCATTGATGTTTGTGGAGACGGAGCTTTGAAATTTAGTATTAGAAATTTAAGGAGAGAAAAATGAAAATAAAAATAATGATGCTTGGAGGATTGTGTGCTGCGTTTTTTGCGGCGTGTACTTTTAATAATCCAAGTATTAGTGATTCGCAAATCGGCTTTAGAAATATCGATTTGCTAGACGATAAAGACGTTGTACTAAAAGATGTGAACTACACAAAAGAGCCAGCTGGTATGTCAAAGAAATTTGATAGGTCTTTTGAAAATGCACCGCCATTTATCCCACACGATACTGAGGGTTTAGTACCTATCACAAAGGATATGAATATGTGCGTAACCTGCCATATGCCTGAGTTTGCAAAAGATAGTGGAGCAACACCGATACCATCATCTCATCTTTATGACATCAGAAATAAAAAAGATCTTGCAGGCAAGCTTGATGATGAAAGATATAACTGCACAACATGCCACGTTGAGCAACAAACTGGCTTAACTCAGCTGGTTGGTAATAAATTTAAGCCTGACTTTAGAGATAAAAACGGCACTCATAAGTCAAACTTACTAGATGTTTTAAACGATGGTGTTAAATAATGCAAAGCAGGCGAGAGCTTTTTAGTAAAATTTTGGGGGCAAAATTTGCTCCCAAATTTATAACTCCGCCATTTTTTAGCGGAGAGTTTGACTGCGGTGGATGCGATGCTAGCTGCGTAAATGCTTGTGAAAAAGAGCTTCTTAGCTTTGAAAATGAAAGGGTAGTTTTTAAAGTTAAAAAGCTGGGCTGTGACTTTTGCGAAGAGTGCGCAAAGGCTTGTGAGAGTCTTGGTAAGAAGACATTAAGCTTAAACTCACCAAAGAGTATAAATGCAAAAGTTAGCATCGATGTTTCTAGCTGTCTAGCATGGAACGATACAATCTGCTACAACTGCCTTGATGCTTGCAAATTTAAAGCAGTCGAATTTCTTGGCGTTTTTAGACCTATTGTTAATCAAAACTGCGTAAGTTGCGGCGAGTGCTTTGATGTTTGCTTTAAAAATTCACTTCAAATGGAGGCCTTATGAGAGCTTTGTTTTTTATTTTTTGTCTATTAAATTTTATCTTTGCAAGCGAGATCACCACTCCATATAAGCAAATAGAGGCTAGTGCAAATGTGCTAAGCACAACGTTAATAAATGGCAAACTTTTTATTGCAACTGATGGAGGGACGGTTGAAATTTATGATCCTAAAGAGTCTAAATTTGAAGAGATCATCAAAATGGATGATATAAAAACCTACGTTAGTGATCATGAAAGACCAAAAATTTTAAGCATTGATGAAATTGATGGCAAAACTCTTATACTTAGCGAAGGTGATTACGCTACAAAGGTGCTTCATCTAAGAGAAAATGGGCAGATGAGAAGCATAAAAATGGATAATCAAGCGATAAAAAAGGCATTATTTTTAGATAATGAGCATGTTGCACTTGCTTCAATTAGCAATGAAATTTACTTTTTAAACCTAAAAAGTGGCGAAATTTATGATAGCTTTAAAATTTCAATTGCGATGCTTTCAGATATGGAGATAAGCGAAGATAGAAGCACGCTAGCTATCGCTTGCGAGAGTGGGAAGGTCTACTTTTATAACATAAAAGCTAAAAAAATGGATCAAATTTTAGACATTCATACAGACAATATCTACGACATCTCATATAAAAATGGCGTCATGATCAGCGGAGGCACCGACAGGATCGTGGGGATATTTTCAGCTGGAAGCCTAAAAAAGATAAATACTGGCTTTTTGGTCTATGGCGTCGGCCTTAGCGATGATGGCAGAGTGGCGGCTTATATGAGCGATGAGATGAGCGATGTAAATTTAGTTGATAGCAAAAGCTTAGAAAATATCGCAATGCTAAAAACTGGACAAAGCACGATAAATAGCATAGTTTTTATAAGCGATAACGAAGTCGTAACTTCAGCCTATGAGAATAAAATTTTGTTTTGGAGAATTAAATGAATATTTCAAGTTTGATAGTTTATACGGACAATAAAAATGAAAGTGTAAAAAACGAAATAAAAAAGCTAAAAGAGTGTGAAATAATAACTGACGCAGACGATAGAATCGTAGTGGTAGTTAGCTCAGATAGTATTGAAGATGAGATAAAAAATTTTAAAAAGATAGAAGTTATCAGCGGAGTAGTGAGCGTTGCGATGGTTTATAGCTATCAAGAAGATGCCGAAGAAAATAGGAAAAAACTAGAAGAAAATGGCAAGATAAGTGAAATTTTAACAAGTGATGAGGTAAAGGCTGAGGATATTACTTATGGCGGCAGCGTACATCATAGAGTGAAATAGTAAAACTTAAATTTTTAGCTTTTGTATTGTGATTAAAATTTATAGTGCAAAAGCCTACCTTTCGTATAGATCTTCTTAACAAATTCATTGCTAGTACTGCTTATATTTAATCAACTTTGTTTGGCTTGTAGATTAAATTTATGTTCAAGGGTTAATAGATTTCGGGTGAAAAAAATTACTCAGCAAGCATTAAAATCAAAAGTTATAGTAAGTGAATTAAATTTTAGCTTAGAAGATCTTGAGATGATGCTTGCATAAAGAATTTTGGTAGGCCATTTTTGGCTTACTAATTTTATAGCCTAAGGTCTATCTTTGATCAAATTTAATAAATTTTCTCCAATATTTTCATTTGTTAGATTTGAAATTTCTTTATAAAAATTTCCTTTTTTGTCTATTAAATATATTGAAGAGCTGTGAGCAACAGAGTAGCCCATGGCTGAGTTTTCAAGACGGACTTTTTGAAATTTTACACCATAGGTTTTTGCCACTTCTTTTAAGGCGTTTAGTTTTAATCCATCGGCATCTTTATAGAAATTTTTTGCCATTAGAGTTAAATTTTCAGGAGTATCGCGTTCAGGATCAAGTGTAATAAAAAGTAGCTCAAAGTCATCTCTTTTTAGCTTGTTTAGTTCATCGCCAATCAAAGAGAGCGCAGTAGGGCAGACATCGGGGCAAAAAAGATAACCAAAATATATAACTTTGTACTTTCCGTCGTAATTTTTAAGACTTACTTCACCATTTTGTGAAAGTGCCTTAAAATCATACTTGTTTGGCTTTATTAGCAAAAGTGCAACACCTATACAAATTAAGATTATTATTAAGCCCCAAAATGCCTTTTTCATCGTTACCCTCTATAATTTTAGATCAAAATCTACAAAAAAACCAGTTTCTTTTTCGTCATCAAGCACTTTAAATCTATATCTCATAAGCTCGACAACGCAAGCACTTAGCACTACTTGAGCAGTTAAGTTATCGCCTCTTGGCTCAAGCCTTGCTTTAATCGATCCCATATTCATATTTATGCCGTCTATTTCAAGACTAGGATTTTTTAGCCCTAAATTTTTACCGTTAATGATTTTAAAGCTAAAAGGCCTCATAGCATAAATAGGTCTTGGTGAGATGTCTATTTTTAGCTTTACGCCTTTAAATTCCATCTCACAAGATTTGTTGTTTAGATCACATTTTAAAGGATCTAGCGATGTGTTTACATCGGCAAATTCAGGTGGATCTTCTTTGCTTGTTGTCATAAGCTTATAGCCTATCGAAAAAGCACCTAGAACAATAAAGATAAATGAAAAAATAATTATGATTTTTTTCATTATTTAAAGTTTTTAGTTACTCCGATATTATCAAGCTTTATGCTCTCGCCATTGCTAAATTTTAGCTCTAAATCAACTTTATCACCATCTTTTAATGGTTTATTTAGATCCATAAGCATAATGTGTAAACCGCCAGGAGCTAGTTTTGTTTCGCCATTTTTTGGGATCACTGCATCTTCGATTTGAACCATAGCCATCATACCATCATTCATTTTGTGTGTATGAATTTCTGTACTTTTGCAAACGCTTGAATGAGCGCCAATAAGCTTTACATCAGAATTTGAAGCATTTTTTATATCCATAAAAATTGCACTATTGTTTGTGCCAGGTTTTGTATCTCTAGCTCTAACATTTTCTAGGCTGATATCAGCCGCTATAAGGGTAGAAGCTACAAGCATCGCACCAAAAACGAATTTCTTCATATTTTTCCTTTGTGATAAAATTAATAATGGTTTTCACATTATACACTTAGGATTACTTAATTTACCTTTAAAACCTAAAAATATAAATTTTTTAGGATATAATTACGGACTAAATTTTACTTTTTGGGATATTTCACTTGAAAAAAATTATATTTTTCTTCATCGCGTTATCGCCTTGTCTTTTTGCCCAAAATTACGAAGAAATTTACTTAAAAAATGGCTCAGCTGCTGTTATTGATGCCATCGAAAAAAATATTTTAAGTAAGGATTACTGGCTAAAAAAGCTTGAGGGCAAGGATGTAAGATATGGATATTATGACAACGAGATACTTCTAAGTGTAGTTGATAAAACTAAAAAGAAGCTTGAAGTGATCTCTTATAATGGCGGCATTACAAAAAAGCTTTTTAGCTCAAGCGTTATAGTTGGCAAAAATGGTGATAAGCTTCTTGAAGGCGATCTAAAAACACCGGTTGGAGTGTATCAGCTTACACGTAGATTTACGCCAAATGATAGATATCTTGGCCCACTTGCATTTTCGCTTTCATACCCAAATTTGCTTGATAAGCTTGCAAAGCGAAATGGCGGTGGCATTTGGATACATGGCTATCCACTTGATGGTCAAAGGACAGATGAGCTAAAAACAAAAGGCTGCGTGGCTATGCAAAATGATACTTTGATGAAATTCGATGATATTGTGGATCACAAAAAAACACTTGCATTTATCTATGAAGATAAGCGTCCAGAAGCTAGCGCAAAAGATATTGCAGTTATCATTTCTGGACTTTTGGGCTGGAAAAAGACATGGAGTGAGAGCGACATTGAAAACTATCTTAAATTTTACGATAAAAACTTTGAGCGATACGATGGTATGAGCTTGGAAAAATTTAAAAGTATGAAGCGGGCTATTTTTTCTAAAAAAGAGAAAAAACGCATTAGTTTTTCAAATTTTCTCATCACGCCTTATCCAAATCTTAAAAATGATAGGCTTTTTCGTGTGAGTTTTTATGAGGATTATGTTTCAGATACGCACAAATTTGCTGGGCAAAAGACGCTTTATGTGAAGCTTTATAACGATGATATGAAAATTTTTATAGAGGAGTAAAAGTGGAAAAATCTCAAGAAGTAAAAGAAAAAATCGAAAAAATTTTAGAGGCAAGAGCTGCTTTTTTTGCTGAGCTTGACCGTCAGGTTCCAAAGAAGAATGGTACTGATGTTTTTGATTTTAGCAAAGTAAAAGAGGCTGATCTGAAAGAAATTTACGCTAAATTTTATGCATTTGATTACAACGTAAGAAAACTTTTACCGGATGTTTATACGGCTTTTAATGTGAATTTTAATGTCTGAAATACGCCTAAATAAAGCTTCATATATTCATAACCTCACTCAAATTTGTGCTAAAGCCGGTGGTAAAGAAAAAGTAATAATTGTATTAAAAGACAATGCTTATGGTCATGGCGCAAGACTTATTGCAAATGAAGCTAAAAAATTTGGTATAGAAATTTGTGCTGTAAAAAGTGAGTTTGAGGCAAATGAAATTTCTGACATATTTGAAAATATTCTCATTCTCTCACATATCCCAACTGGAAATGAAAGCAGCAAATTTATCTATGCGATAAATGATATAGAGGCGCTTTTAAAGATAAAAGATGGCTCAAAAATCAACCTTGCAATTGACACTGGTATGCATAGAAATGGGCTTGATATTAGCGAGCTTGATTATGCGTTTGAAATTTTAACAAGAAGGAATTTGGAGCTTCTTGGAGCTTATACTCATTTTCGTGCAAGTGATGAGCTAAATGCTGACTATTTTGTGCAAAGGGAAAATTTTAGGGTAGCAAAAGAGAAAATTTTAGCTCTTTGCGATGAGTTTGGTATAAAAAAACCGATCTTTCACTCTCACAACTCAGCTGCTCTTGAAAGAGTAAGCGAAATCGATGATGATATGGTGCGTGTTGGCATCGCTCAGTATGGATACGCTCAGTTTGGTGATAGTTTGGGCTTAAAGCCGGTACTTTCACTATGGGCAAAAAGAG
This window of the Campylobacter concisus genome carries:
- a CDS encoding nitrate reductase cytochrome c-type subunit, with protein sequence MKIKIMMLGGLCAAFFAACTFNNPSISDSQIGFRNIDLLDDKDVVLKDVNYTKEPAGMSKKFDRSFENAPPFIPHDTEGLVPITKDMNMCVTCHMPEFAKDSGATPIPSSHLYDIRNKKDLAGKLDDERYNCTTCHVEQQTGLTQLVGNKFKPDFRDKNGTHKSNLLDVLNDGVK
- a CDS encoding 4Fe-4S ferredoxin, with the translated sequence MQSRRELFSKILGAKFAPKFITPPFFSGEFDCGGCDASCVNACEKELLSFENERVVFKVKKLGCDFCEECAKACESLGKKTLSLNSPKSINAKVSIDVSSCLAWNDTICYNCLDACKFKAVEFLGVFRPIVNQNCVSCGECFDVCFKNSLQMEAL
- a CDS encoding WD40 repeat domain-containing protein, translating into MRALFFIFCLLNFIFASEITTPYKQIEASANVLSTTLINGKLFIATDGGTVEIYDPKESKFEEIIKMDDIKTYVSDHERPKILSIDEIDGKTLILSEGDYATKVLHLRENGQMRSIKMDNQAIKKALFLDNEHVALASISNEIYFLNLKSGEIYDSFKISIAMLSDMEISEDRSTLAIACESGKVYFYNIKAKKMDQILDIHTDNIYDISYKNGVMISGGTDRIVGIFSAGSLKKINTGFLVYGVGLSDDGRVAAYMSDEMSDVNLVDSKSLENIAMLKTGQSTINSIVFISDNEVVTSAYENKILFWRIK
- a CDS encoding chaperone NapD — its product is MNISSLIVYTDNKNESVKNEIKKLKECEIITDADDRIVVVVSSDSIEDEIKNFKKIEVISGVVSVAMVYSYQEDAEENRKKLEENGKISEILTSDEVKAEDITYGGSVHHRVK
- a CDS encoding SCO family protein, which encodes MKKAFWGLIIILICIGVALLLIKPNKYDFKALSQNGEVSLKNYDGKYKVIYFGYLFCPDVCPTALSLIGDELNKLKRDDFELLFITLDPERDTPENLTLMAKNFYKDADGLKLNALKEVAKTYGVKFQKVRLENSAMGYSVAHSSSIYLIDKKGNFYKEISNLTNENIGENLLNLIKDRP
- a CDS encoding copper chaperone PCu(A)C, which codes for MKKFVFGAMLVASTLIAADISLENVRARDTKPGTNNSAIFMDIKNASNSDVKLIGAHSSVCKSTEIHTHKMNDGMMAMVQIEDAVIPKNGETKLAPGGLHIMLMDLNKPLKDGDKVDLELKFSNGESIKLDNIGVTKNFK
- a CDS encoding murein L,D-transpeptidase family protein; protein product: MKKIIFFFIALSPCLFAQNYEEIYLKNGSAAVIDAIEKNILSKDYWLKKLEGKDVRYGYYDNEILLSVVDKTKKKLEVISYNGGITKKLFSSSVIVGKNGDKLLEGDLKTPVGVYQLTRRFTPNDRYLGPLAFSLSYPNLLDKLAKRNGGGIWIHGYPLDGQRTDELKTKGCVAMQNDTLMKFDDIVDHKKTLAFIYEDKRPEASAKDIAVIISGLLGWKKTWSESDIENYLKFYDKNFERYDGMSLEKFKSMKRAIFSKKEKKRISFSNFLITPYPNLKNDRLFRVSFYEDYVSDTHKFAGQKTLYVKLYNDDMKIFIEE
- the cmeU gene encoding CmeU family protein, yielding MEKSQEVKEKIEKILEARAAFFAELDRQVPKKNGTDVFDFSKVKEADLKEIYAKFYAFDYNVRKLLPDVYTAFNVNFNV
- a CDS encoding alanine racemase; the encoded protein is MSEIRLNKASYIHNLTQICAKAGGKEKVIIVLKDNAYGHGARLIANEAKKFGIEICAVKSEFEANEISDIFENILILSHIPTGNESSKFIYAINDIEALLKIKDGSKINLAIDTGMHRNGLDISELDYAFEILTRRNLELLGAYTHFRASDELNADYFVQRENFRVAKEKILALCDEFGIKKPIFHSHNSAALERVSEIDDDMVRVGIAQYGYAQFGDSLGLKPVLSLWAKRVSRRILKSGQSVGYGAKFSAKEDINVATYDLGYGDGLLRYNGCGELRLANNEPILGKISMDSFSCKDSGEWVCVFEDANIWAKFFDTISYDILVKLSPNITRKFI